One Spinacia oleracea cultivar Varoflay chromosome 4, BTI_SOV_V1, whole genome shotgun sequence DNA segment encodes these proteins:
- the LOC110782641 gene encoding caffeoyl-CoA O-methyltransferase 5, which produces MADIEVEKQTTNETQQEQPQSKEIKHSEVGHKSLLQSDALYQYILETSVYPREPEPMKELREITANHPWNLMTTSADEGQFLSMLLKLINAKNTMEIGVYTGYSLLATALAIPEDGKILAMDINKENYELGLPVMQKAGVAHKIDFREGPALPVLDLMIEDPKNHGSFDFVFVDADKDNYWNYHKRLIDLVKVGGVIGYDNTLWNGSVVAPPDAPMRKYVRYYRDFVLEFNKSIAADPRVEICQLPVGDGVTLCRRIS; this is translated from the exons ATGGCTGACATTGAAGTAGAGAAGCAAACCACCAACGAAACCCAGCAAGAACAGCCACAATCTAAGGAAATCAAACATTCAGAAGTTGGACATAAGAGTCTCCTTCAAAGTGATGCCCTTTATCAG TATATTCTCGAGACTAGTGTCTACCCAAGGGAGCCAGAACCCATGAAGGAACTCAGAGAGATCACCGCAAATCACCCATG GAATCTGATGACAACATCTGCGGATGAAGGGCAGTTCTTGAGTATGCTTCTTAAGCTGATTAATGCTAAGAACACAATGGAGATTGGTGTTTACACTGGTTACTCTCTTCTTGCTACTGCTCTAGCTATTCCTGAAGATGGAAAG ATTTTAGCAATGGATATAAACAAGGAAAACTATGAATTGGGTTTGCCTGTTATGCAAAAGGCTGGAGTTGCGCACAAAATTGATTTCAGAGAAGGTCCTGCTTTGCCTGTTCTTGACTTAATGATTGAAGAT CCAAAAAACCATGGATCGTTCGATTTCGTGTTCGTGGATGCTGACAAAGACAACTACTGGAACTACCACAAGAGGTTGATTGATCTTGTCAAGGTAGGAGGAGTGATCGGGTACGACAACACCCTATGGAATGGATCTGTGGTTGCACCACCAGATGCTCCCATGAGGAAGTATGTTAGGTACTACAGAGACTTTGTGTTGGAGTTCAACAAGTCTATCGCTGCTGATCCAAGGGTCGAGATTTGCCAGCTTCCGGTGGGTGATGGAGTTACCCTGTGCCGCCGAATCAGCTGA
- the LOC110782587 gene encoding scopoletin glucosyltransferase-like yields the protein MTSSEEDHFRIFFLPFMAPGHMIPTMDMARLFATRGIKSTIVTTPANTAFFTETIQLHSPNPGLEIDLLTMQFPYEAAGLPEGCENADSLNSPEMFYRFFKAIDLLQHPFENLLEKFQPDCLIADHFVHWANSVAGKFGIPCLIFHGSSYFSQCITNNLLRYEPYKNLSSDSDTFVVPGDFPDEIKFTKSELSPYDKKEGPEFLIELMDKVEDATRASYGVIMNSFYELESGYADYYEKVMGFKHWHIAPFSLHFDEGDNIEADHRGKKASIDVNECKRWLDEKQDDSVLYVCLGSMSNVSDDQLHEIAIALEALGQNFILVVIVRREDTKEWVPQGFETRGLIIRGWAPQPMILNHRGVGGFVTHCGWNSILEGVVAGVPMVTWPHHAEQFYNEKLVTNVLKIGIQVGATKWVPRVGEHDILISNKQILNAMSRLLIGEEAQDMRRRAREFKKMAMKAISQGGSSWSHLNALVKELKAHKR from the exons ATGACTTCTTCAGAGGAAGATCATTTTCGCATATTTTTCCTCCCTTTCATGGCTCCTGGCCATATGATCCCAACTATGGACATGGCTAGATTATTCGCAACTCGAGGAATCAAATCCACCATTGTTACCACCCCTGCTAACACCGCCTTTTTTACTGAAACTATCCAACTCCATTCCCCAAACCCTGGCCTCGAAATCGACCTCCTTACTATGCAATTTCCTTATGAAGCAGCAGGACTCCCAGAAGGGTGTGAGAATGCAGATTCTCTCAACTCCCCTGAAATGTTTTACCGTTTCTTTAAGGCCATCGACCTTCTTCAACACCCTTTCGAAAACCTCCTCGAAAAATTTCAACCCGACTGTTTAATAGCTGATCATTTTGTCCATTGGGCTAACTCCGTTGCTGGTAAGTTTGGTATTCCATGTTTAATATTCCATGGAAGTAGTTACTTTTCCCAGTGCATCACTAACAACTTGCTTCGTTACGAACCGTACAAGAACCTTTCTTCCGATTCAGATACTTTTGTTGTTCCTGGTGATTTTCCTGATGAGATTAAGTTTACAAAATCGGAATTGTCCCCTTACGACAAAAAAGAAGGGCCGGAATTCCTGATCGAACTGATGGATAAAGTAGAAGACGCGACCAGAGCTTCTTATGGGGTGATAATGAACAGCTTTTATGAATTGGAATCTGGTTATGCTGATTACTATGAAAAGGTCATGGGGTTCAAACACTGGCATATTGCACCGTTTTCGCTACACTTTGATGAAGGAGATAACATCGAAGCAGATCATAGAGGGAAAAAGGCTTCGATTGATGTAAATGAATGTAAGAGATGGCTTGATGAGAAACAAGATGATTCAGTTTTATATGTTTGCCTAGGGAGTATGTCGAATGTATCAGATGATCAACTACATGAGATAGCAATTGCTCTTGAAGCTCTTGGTCAAAACTTTATCCTAGTTGTga ttgTGAGGAGGGAGGACACTAAGGAGTGGGTCCCACAAGGGTTCGAGACAAGAGGTTTGATCATAAGAGGTTGGGCCCCACAACCGATGATTCTTAATCATCGTGGTGTGGGCGGGTTTGTGACTCACTGTGGATGGAACTCGATACTAGAAGGAGTGGTCGCTGGTGTACCTATGGTTACCTGGCCTCACCATGCTGAGCAATTTTATAATGAGAAATTAGTCACGAATGTTTTAAAGATTGGTATTCAGGTGGGCGCAACAAAATGGGTTCCGAGGGTGGGAGAGCACGATATCCTCATTAGTAACAAGCAGATCTTGAATGCAATGTCAAGATTATTGATTGGAGAAGAAGCTCAAGATATGAGAAGGAGAGCTAGGGAATTCAAAAAAATGGCAATGAAGGCTATTTCTCAAGGAGGGTCATCTTGGTCTCATCTAAATGCTTTAGTTAAAGAATTGAAAGCGCACAAGAGGTAG
- the LOC130472421 gene encoding probable E3 ubiquitin-protein ligase HIP1, whose protein sequence is MHRDLRLDVDNMSYEELLALGEEIGNVRTGFNKETITKFLKRKVYGCDVENPISEPDTCCICREDYVEGEDIGELNFRHEFHADCIEQWLTVKYMPDLPDEGAGSGCIICFSTRNYRFRSRLIYSFTHL, encoded by the exons ATGCATAGGGATTTGAGACTTGATGTAGATAACATGTCCTATGAG GAGTTGTTGGCTCTAGGAGAGGAAATTGGGAATGTTAGAACGGGTTTTAACAAGGAAACCATTACGAAGTTTCTAAAGCGAAAAGTTTATGGATGTGATGTCGAAAATCCTATTTCAGAACCCGATACATGTTGCATATGTAGA GAAGATTATGTGGAAGGAGAAGATATTGGAGAGTTAAATTTTAGGCACGAGTTCCATGCAGATTGTATCGAGCAATGGCTCACCGTAAAATACATGCCCGATTTGCCAGATGAAGGGGCTGGATCCGGATGTATAATATGCTTCAGCACCCGTAATTATAGGTTTAGAAGTAGATTAATTTATAGTTTTACCCATCTTTAG